A single Chrysiogenia bacterium DNA region contains:
- a CDS encoding (d)CMP kinase, translating into MKPIVAIDGPAGSGKSTASRGAARELGYLYIDTGAMYRAAALAAQRAGLDLSDDLAVSEFCRNLDIGFGAPGSREDGSAPVLLAGEDVSDQIRTREIAMMASDFSQKPALRKRLTAIQRSLGASGGVVMEGRDIGTVVFPEARAKFFVSASPAERARRRCEELQAAGQEADLGAIEREIRARDAQDAGRAHAPLKKAADAEEIDSTAMSIEDVIARIVARVKAIEGS; encoded by the coding sequence GTGAAGCCGATTGTCGCCATCGACGGGCCTGCGGGCTCGGGAAAGAGCACCGCCAGCCGGGGCGCCGCCCGCGAGCTGGGTTATCTATATATAGATACAGGCGCGATGTACCGGGCCGCCGCGCTGGCGGCACAGAGGGCGGGGCTCGATTTGAGCGATGACTTGGCCGTCAGCGAGTTCTGCCGGAATCTCGACATCGGTTTTGGCGCGCCCGGATCGCGTGAGGACGGCAGCGCGCCGGTATTGCTGGCGGGAGAGGACGTATCCGACCAGATCCGCACCCGCGAGATCGCCATGATGGCCTCGGATTTCTCCCAGAAACCGGCGCTTCGCAAGCGGCTCACCGCGATTCAGCGCTCCCTCGGGGCATCCGGCGGCGTCGTCATGGAAGGCAGGGACATCGGAACCGTCGTATTCCCGGAGGCCCGGGCCAAGTTCTTTGTAAGTGCCAGTCCGGCCGAACGGGCCCGCAGGCGCTGCGAAGAACTGCAGGCGGCGGGCCAGGAGGCCGATCTCGGGGCCATCGAGCGGGAAATCCGCGCCCGGGACGCCCAGGACGCCGGGCGCGCGCATGCCCCCCTGAAAAAGGCAGCAGACGCCGAGGAGATCGATTCCACGGCCATGAGCATCGAAGACGTCATTGCCCGCATTGTCGCGCGGGT